One Oscillatoria salina IIICB1 genomic window carries:
- a CDS encoding aspartate kinase produces the protein MALIVQKYGGTSVGSTARIKAVAQRIKKTLAGENQVVVVVSAMGKTTDGLVKLAQEISSNPSRREMDMLLSTGEQVSIALLSMALQESGQAAISLTGAQVGIVTEAHHSRARILNIKTERIERHLSQGKVVVVAGFQGITNFDDFEITTLGRGGSDTSAVALAAALKAARCEIYTDVPGILTTDPRIVPEARLMSEVTCDEMLELASLGAKVLHPRAVEIARNYGVPLLVLSSWSEEPGTLVISPLPQPRAIAGLEIVRAVDAVEFDTDQAKVALLRVPDRPGIAARLFGEIALQNVDVDLIIQSIHEGNSNDIAFTVIEKVLNKAEAVAEAIAPVLRSHPAKTEEAEVAIERKIAKIAIAGAGMIGRPGIAAKMFATLAEAGVNIEMISTSEVKVSCVIDAADGKKAIAALCQAFEIDSSPVKQPSALPNSQPLPPVRGVALDLNQARLAIRHVRDLPGMAAKIFSVLAENNISVDMIIQSQRCRIINNIASRDIAFTVAQADAKIAQTVLQQLAKEIHCGEVLLDTEIAKVSVVGAGMMGQPGVAAKMFAALSAKAINIQMITTSEIKISCVVAESEGVTALQVIHEAFELAGKEKIEVPA, from the coding sequence ATGGCGCTAATTGTCCAAAAATACGGCGGTACATCGGTAGGTTCAACGGCAAGAATAAAAGCTGTTGCTCAACGAATCAAGAAAACGTTGGCTGGTGAAAACCAGGTGGTGGTTGTAGTTTCCGCAATGGGTAAAACTACTGATGGTTTGGTAAAATTAGCTCAAGAAATTTCCTCTAATCCCAGTCGTCGGGAGATGGATATGCTACTCTCGACTGGAGAACAAGTTTCGATCGCGCTTTTGAGTATGGCTTTGCAAGAATCGGGACAAGCGGCGATTTCCCTGACAGGCGCTCAAGTTGGTATTGTAACTGAAGCTCATCACAGTCGTGCTCGTATTCTCAATATTAAGACAGAACGCATCGAACGCCATCTCAGTCAAGGTAAGGTGGTGGTTGTGGCTGGTTTCCAAGGAATTACTAATTTTGACGATTTCGAGATTACCACATTAGGACGCGGTGGTTCGGATACTTCGGCGGTAGCATTAGCCGCAGCTTTAAAAGCAGCACGTTGCGAAATTTACACTGATGTACCGGGTATTCTCACCACTGACCCTCGCATTGTACCAGAAGCGCGGCTGATGTCGGAAGTGACTTGTGATGAGATGCTGGAGTTAGCTTCTTTGGGTGCAAAAGTCTTGCATCCGCGTGCGGTGGAAATTGCGCGGAATTACGGTGTCCCGTTGCTGGTATTATCGAGTTGGAGCGAGGAACCGGGAACGCTGGTAATTTCACCTCTACCGCAACCACGGGCGATCGCGGGTTTGGAAATCGTCCGCGCGGTAGATGCGGTAGAATTCGATACCGACCAAGCAAAAGTAGCTTTGTTGCGCGTACCCGATCGCCCCGGGATCGCTGCCCGTTTGTTTGGCGAAATTGCGTTACAAAATGTTGATGTAGACTTGATTATTCAGTCAATTCATGAAGGTAATAGTAACGATATCGCCTTTACTGTGATTGAGAAAGTATTAAATAAAGCTGAAGCTGTGGCTGAAGCGATCGCGCCTGTGTTACGCTCTCATCCAGCGAAGACAGAAGAAGCGGAAGTGGCGATCGAAAGGAAAATTGCCAAAATCGCGATCGCGGGTGCGGGAATGATCGGTCGTCCCGGAATTGCTGCTAAAATGTTCGCAACCCTGGCAGAAGCAGGTGTAAACATCGAGATGATTTCCACCTCAGAAGTGAAAGTTAGTTGCGTCATCGATGCAGCAGATGGTAAAAAGGCGATCGCTGCCCTTTGTCAAGCTTTTGAAATCGATAGTTCCCCTGTCAAACAACCCTCAGCTTTACCTAATTCTCAACCTTTACCACCAGTGAGAGGAGTCGCCCTCGATCTTAACCAAGCCCGTTTAGCAATTCGCCACGTCCGGGATCTTCCTGGCATGGCAGCAAAAATCTTTTCTGTCTTAGCTGAAAATAATATCAGCGTAGACATGATTATTCAATCCCAACGCTGTCGAATTATTAACAACATTGCCAGTCGAGATATCGCCTTTACCGTCGCCCAAGCAGATGCTAAAATTGCCCAAACAGTCTTACAACAATTAGCAAAAGAAATTCACTGCGGCGAAGTACTTTTAGATACAGAAATTGCTAAAGTTAGTGTAGTTGGCGCCGGAATGATGGGGCAACCTGGAGTTGCTGCAAAAATGTTTGCTGCTTTGTCTGCAAAAGCAATTAATATTCAGATGATTACTACTTCGGAAATTAAGATTAGTTGTGTCGTCGCTGAAAGTGAGGGCGTTACTGCCTTACAAGTTATTCACGAAGCTTTTGAGTTAGCTGGAAAAGAAAAGATCGAAGTTCCTGCGTAG
- a CDS encoding DUF4112 domain-containing protein produces the protein MTNNEPPLINEKQQQRLARVRSLSYLLDNAIAIPGTPYRIGLDPLLGLFPAAGDYLGSAISAYIVLESARLGVPRNILLQMAGNIIFETLVGTVPMLGDLFDAAWKANAKNIALLEEYLGSPQTQQRRKTDWLFLGLLFAVLLLVVIGTTVLSLYLLSLLFSFLGSA, from the coding sequence ATGACCAACAACGAACCACCGTTAATTAACGAGAAACAGCAACAAAGATTAGCGCGAGTGCGATCGCTAAGTTATCTTTTAGATAATGCTATTGCTATTCCTGGAACACCTTATCGCATTGGTTTAGATCCTTTGTTGGGGCTATTTCCGGCTGCGGGAGATTATCTCGGTTCGGCAATTTCTGCTTATATTGTCCTCGAATCAGCCCGTTTAGGTGTACCCAGAAATATTTTACTTCAAATGGCAGGAAATATCATTTTTGAGACTTTAGTTGGTACTGTACCCATGCTAGGTGACTTGTTTGATGCTGCTTGGAAAGCTAACGCTAAAAATATCGCTTTATTAGAAGAATATCTCGGTTCCCCGCAAACTCAACAGAGAAGAAAAACAGATTGGTTGTTTCTCGGTTTACTTTTCGCTGTCTTATTATTGGTAGTAATTGGAACTACAGTATTAAGCTTATATCTTTTAAGTTTATTATTCTCGTTTCTCGGTTCTGCCTAG
- a CDS encoding alpha/beta fold hydrolase produces MQDWWQITFPKGRQTLEITDANGDLIKIAYGEKGTGKPIILVHGIGSWSYGWRYLVEPLAKNFRVICFDAKGYGFSHKSNKLEKPGHQVTELQQIIAKLCSEPAVVIGQSLGGLIALASAGENPDLFARLVVINPAIFPDDLPSVAMRILANIPLELIQTLDRWRLIQPVAPLAREIIKFARREVVANPEKITDEEIYWISYPYLEFEGAIAKYVEELQISLREISYLQRKQPNLLTKVQDNLPNLTIPSLIIWGDGDRWFPVSHGEKLHSLLPNSRLEIIPNCGHDAAGSCPELIYQAIVSFLAETDFEDNLKRR; encoded by the coding sequence ATGCAAGATTGGTGGCAAATAACCTTCCCAAAAGGACGACAAACTTTAGAAATAACTGACGCTAATGGAGACTTAATTAAAATTGCTTACGGCGAAAAAGGTACAGGAAAACCAATCATTTTAGTACATGGAATTGGTAGCTGGAGTTACGGTTGGCGTTATCTCGTCGAACCTTTAGCTAAAAACTTCCGCGTAATTTGTTTTGATGCGAAAGGATACGGCTTTTCTCATAAGTCAAATAAATTAGAAAAACCAGGACATCAAGTAACAGAATTACAGCAAATAATCGCCAAATTATGTAGCGAACCTGCGGTAGTTATTGGTCAATCTTTAGGTGGATTAATAGCTTTAGCATCCGCAGGAGAAAATCCCGATTTGTTTGCTCGTTTAGTAGTAATTAATCCGGCAATTTTTCCCGATGATTTACCCAGCGTCGCGATGCGAATTTTAGCAAATATTCCCTTAGAATTAATTCAAACTTTAGATCGCTGGCGGTTAATTCAACCTGTTGCACCTTTAGCTAGAGAAATAATCAAATTTGCGCGTCGGGAAGTAGTAGCAAATCCGGAGAAAATTACTGACGAAGAAATATATTGGATTAGCTATCCTTATCTTGAATTTGAAGGCGCGATCGCGAAATATGTAGAGGAGTTACAAATCAGTTTGCGCGAAATTAGTTATTTACAGCGCAAACAACCAAATCTACTAACTAAAGTACAAGATAATTTGCCGAATCTAACTATTCCTAGTTTAATTATTTGGGGTGACGGCGATCGCTGGTTTCCTGTTTCTCATGGAGAAAAATTACACAGTTTGCTGCCAAATTCTCGCTTAGAAATAATTCCTAATTGCGGACATGATGCTGCTGGAAGTTGTCCAGAATTAATTTACCAAGCAATTGTTTCTTTTCTCGCAGAAACAGACTTTGAAGATAATTTAAAAAGAAGGTGA
- a CDS encoding type II toxin-antitoxin system Phd/YefM family antitoxin — MYQIDLAQAEQQLSELIEAATKGEEVVITKNNQPIAKLVPITKTKKSYPAKAGSAKGLVWIADNFDEPIEKLKV, encoded by the coding sequence ATGTATCAAATCGATCTAGCTCAAGCAGAACAACAGTTATCCGAATTAATAGAAGCAGCAACTAAGGGTGAAGAAGTTGTAATTACGAAAAATAATCAGCCTATTGCTAAATTGGTTCCAATAACAAAAACAAAGAAAAGCTATCCAGCTAAAGCAGGTAGTGCAAAAGGATTGGTATGGATAGCTGATAATTTTGATGAACCTATCGAAAAATTAAAGGTGTGA
- a CDS encoding type II toxin-antitoxin system Phd/YefM family antitoxin, with protein sequence MYQIDLAQAEQQLLKLVEAATNGEEVVITKNNQPIAKLVPIYAKNNRKAGSAKGLVWIADDFDEPLEENW encoded by the coding sequence ATGTATCAAATCGATCTAGCTCAAGCAGAACAGCAGTTATTAAAATTAGTAGAAGCAGCAACTAACGGCGAAGAAGTTGTAATTACGAAGAATAATCAACCTATTGCTAAATTGGTTCCAATTTATGCTAAAAATAATCGAAAAGCAGGTAGTGCAAAAGGATTGGTATGGATAGCTGATGATTTTGATGAACCGCTAGAGGAAAACTGGTAA
- a CDS encoding TldD/PmbA family protein, translating into MVQAPVRIASTELAQLAIALIRKSGCEYGDIRICSYRNQSLMTRDRSLSNLSDDVSSGFGVRVLHNGAWGFAASHRQTPAEITRIVALAVETAKGSRLSQQTPVRLVPQEAYQDTYITPIEIDPFEIPIAEKAELLLTISDRLLSYNARGVKKAFSFLHFNREEKTFASTEGSLIQQTIYRSYPGYWCTAIANGDAQNRTYELPPLNKGYEHIDKNDLLGNVERVAEEAIEKIHAPESPSGIHTSLILKPSNLFLTIHESVGHPTELDRVYGYEANFAGTSFATTDKLGKLQYGAPWINFIGDRTQPHGRSTMGYDDEGVRSQQWYVVQDGILVDYLTDRETAYRLGRNRSNGCAFADSWSNVPMVRIPNLGLEPGKPGDSHTATLAEMIADTEDGILIDGIGSFSIDQQRRNFQFGGDAFWQVKQGKIVGMLKNVTYHSMTTDFWNSVDAIGNASELEQCGTNLCGKGEPLQIAQMTHACVPVRVQNIQIGRGS; encoded by the coding sequence ATGGTACAAGCTCCTGTCCGGATTGCTAGCACAGAATTAGCGCAACTAGCGATCGCTTTAATCCGCAAATCGGGTTGTGAATACGGAGATATCCGCATTTGTTCCTATCGTAATCAAAGTTTGATGACACGCGATCGCTCCCTTTCCAACCTTTCTGATGATGTAAGTTCGGGTTTTGGGGTGCGGGTATTGCATAATGGTGCGTGGGGTTTCGCAGCTTCTCACCGTCAAACTCCCGCAGAAATTACGCGTATTGTTGCACTAGCGGTGGAGACAGCAAAAGGTAGTCGTCTGTCGCAGCAAACACCGGTGCGTTTAGTACCCCAAGAAGCATATCAAGATACCTACATTACACCAATTGAAATCGATCCCTTTGAAATTCCGATCGCGGAAAAAGCCGAATTACTCTTAACAATTAGCGATCGCCTTTTGAGCTACAATGCTCGTGGTGTGAAAAAAGCCTTTTCCTTTCTCCACTTCAACCGAGAAGAGAAAACTTTCGCATCTACCGAAGGATCGCTGATTCAGCAAACGATTTATCGCAGCTATCCTGGTTATTGGTGTACCGCGATCGCGAATGGTGACGCACAGAATCGCACCTATGAACTTCCACCTTTAAATAAAGGTTACGAACATATTGACAAAAACGATCTTTTAGGCAACGTGGAGCGAGTTGCCGAAGAAGCGATCGAGAAAATTCACGCTCCCGAAAGCCCTTCCGGTATTCATACTAGCTTAATTCTCAAACCTAGCAACCTCTTTTTAACTATCCATGAATCTGTGGGACATCCCACCGAATTAGATCGCGTCTACGGTTACGAAGCCAACTTTGCGGGGACATCTTTCGCCACCACCGACAAATTAGGTAAACTACAATACGGCGCACCCTGGATTAATTTTATCGGCGATCGCACCCAACCCCACGGACGCAGTACAATGGGTTACGACGACGAAGGAGTGCGATCGCAACAGTGGTACGTTGTCCAGGATGGTATCTTAGTTGATTATCTCACTGACCGAGAAACCGCCTACAGACTAGGAAGAAATCGTAGTAACGGTTGTGCTTTTGCTGATAGTTGGTCTAACGTTCCTATGGTACGCATTCCTAATTTAGGATTAGAACCAGGTAAACCAGGAGACAGCCATACTGCTACTTTAGCAGAGATGATTGCTGATACTGAAGATGGCATTTTAATCGATGGTATCGGTAGTTTTTCCATCGATCAACAACGGCGTAATTTTCAATTTGGTGGCGATGCTTTCTGGCAAGTAAAACAAGGTAAAATTGTGGGAATGCTGAAAAATGTTACCTATCATTCCATGACTACCGACTTTTGGAATAGCGTCGATGCGATTGGTAACGCTTCCGAATTAGAGCAATGTGGAACAAATCTTTGTGGTAAAGGTGAACCGCTTCAAATCGCACAAATGACTCACGCTTGCGTCCCAGTTCGAGTGCAAAATATTCAAATTGGTAGAGGATCGTGA
- a CDS encoding serpin family protein — translation MQLLAKKYTKKTRRGILTLVKNFLFTYRFPSWFIIGFFLVTVGLNQGFVVSQTQSQESFFALNDDLIAQVKDNSSFALDLYNRVRTQEGNLFFSPYSISTAVAMTYAGARNETATEIANVMHFSLKQERLHPTFGMMLANFQTELGSQLNIANGLWGQEGYGFLAQCIELIKNNYKAPIAEVDFTSKSEDVRQQINAWIAQETQNQITDFISEGALNSETRLVLTNAVSFQGSWEFPFDENLTKEEPFTIASGEQVSVPMMHHPELSFVSYADLPELKILELPYVGSRLSAIVLLPKQANGLAQLEAQLTPENLNQWLSALAEFPPDAKIAVWLPKLNISSELNLKRILSAMGMEQAFNEQADFSGFNGKQDLYLSHAVHKAYVNIDEMGTQAGVATGAIGATRGGLQGSFRGDRPFIFLIRDNVSKTILFLGRVVNPLE, via the coding sequence ATGCAACTACTTGCCAAAAAATACACTAAAAAAACACGACGCGGAATTTTGACTCTCGTCAAAAATTTCCTATTTACTTATCGCTTCCCGAGTTGGTTTATAATCGGCTTTTTCCTCGTGACAGTTGGTTTAAACCAAGGCTTTGTCGTTAGTCAGACTCAATCCCAAGAGTCATTTTTTGCCCTTAACGACGACTTGATCGCTCAAGTTAAAGATAACAGTAGCTTCGCGTTAGATCTCTACAACCGAGTGCGAACCCAAGAAGGAAACTTGTTTTTCTCCCCCTACAGTATCTCTACAGCAGTAGCTATGACTTATGCAGGTGCGAGAAACGAAACTGCTACCGAAATTGCTAATGTGATGCACTTTAGTCTCAAGCAAGAACGCTTGCATCCTACTTTCGGGATGATGTTAGCTAATTTCCAAACAGAACTCGGTTCCCAGCTTAATATCGCTAATGGACTTTGGGGACAAGAAGGATATGGCTTTTTGGCTCAGTGTATAGAATTGATTAAAAATAACTATAAAGCGCCGATCGCTGAAGTGGATTTTACCAGTAAATCTGAGGATGTGCGGCAACAAATTAACGCTTGGATCGCTCAAGAAACCCAAAATCAAATTACTGACTTTATTTCTGAAGGTGCGTTAAATTCCGAAACCCGCTTAGTGCTTACCAATGCGGTTTCGTTTCAAGGTAGTTGGGAATTTCCCTTCGATGAGAATCTTACTAAAGAAGAGCCTTTTACCATCGCTTCCGGAGAACAGGTATCTGTACCGATGATGCACCATCCGGAGTTATCTTTTGTCTCTTACGCAGATTTACCCGAACTAAAAATCTTAGAATTACCTTATGTTGGCTCTCGCTTATCAGCGATCGTTTTGTTACCCAAACAAGCAAATGGGTTAGCTCAACTAGAAGCGCAATTAACTCCAGAAAACCTGAATCAGTGGTTATCTGCTCTGGCTGAGTTTCCACCTGACGCAAAAATAGCAGTTTGGTTGCCGAAATTAAACATTAGCTCCGAATTAAACCTGAAAAGAATCTTGAGTGCGATGGGAATGGAGCAAGCATTTAACGAACAAGCAGACTTTTCCGGTTTTAATGGTAAGCAAGACCTTTATCTATCTCATGCAGTTCACAAAGCCTATGTCAATATTGACGAAATGGGTACCCAAGCAGGTGTAGCAACTGGAGCGATCGGAGCAACCCGAGGTGGATTACAAGGTAGTTTTCGTGGCGATCGCCCGTTTATTTTCTTAATTCGAGATAATGTCTCTAAGACTATTTTATTCCTCGGTCGCGTCGTTAACCCCTTGGAATAG
- a CDS encoding L,D-transpeptidase yields the protein MSARLRERKLSRSLILLLSAGIFLLAPVKQAHASELVAQREETEVNVATEIGTSSPQLPPGENTRQSLPDSQTSLNLTSEPTRLLLKLSERRLYVFVGEDLLVTYPVAIGKNTTPTPTGEYEVFQMISDPIWQNPWTGEVTAPGPDSALGLRWIGFWTDGTDYIGFHGTPTVNSIGNAASNGCVRMFNEDVVALFQQVKMGTTVVVEN from the coding sequence ATGAGTGCGAGGTTAAGAGAGAGAAAACTATCTCGAAGCTTGATATTATTACTCAGTGCAGGAATTTTTCTGCTTGCACCTGTAAAACAAGCTCATGCGTCGGAATTAGTTGCACAAAGGGAAGAAACTGAGGTAAATGTTGCTACCGAAATTGGTACATCCTCTCCCCAGTTACCACCAGGAGAAAACACTAGACAATCTTTACCTGATTCCCAGACAAGTCTAAATCTAACTTCCGAACCAACCAGATTACTCCTAAAATTAAGCGAACGTCGGCTATATGTATTCGTTGGGGAAGATTTGCTAGTAACCTATCCGGTAGCCATTGGTAAAAATACCACTCCCACTCCTACAGGAGAGTATGAAGTTTTCCAAATGATTAGCGATCCAATTTGGCAAAATCCTTGGACGGGAGAAGTTACTGCACCAGGACCCGATAGTGCTTTAGGATTGAGGTGGATTGGCTTCTGGACAGATGGAACAGATTATATTGGCTTTCACGGTACTCCGACAGTAAATTCAATTGGTAACGCTGCTTCTAATGGTTGCGTGCGGATGTTTAATGAAGATGTCGTGGCTTTATTTCAGCAAGTGAAAATGGGAACGACTGTCGTTGTGGAAAATTAG
- a CDS encoding TldD/PmbA family protein — translation MNNQPRLAVAPNLLNEAEALSIVESVIKESLAEGVFVNLTASESALSRFSENQISQNINRDRCQVTITSYFGKQSASVATTELAPDALKAAIRRSEELARFAPEDPEWVPLLAPQSYPDRTPGFDAVTANISPLQRGEKIHQICKISQKAGVNGSGTLSTTASLQAIGSSLGLRACEMVTEADFSYTARKDNGSSWSRNTAIAVEDLPITATTEKVIETAMLSRNPREVKPGIYSVIFDPAAFASLLPWLIWNLDARSADEGRSFMSTENGNLVGEQIFSPLIQVQRDPAHPLLQSSTFFNDGIPNNYLEIIKDGIPQTLSYNRYWAQEKAKQPTGAFSPIVMNGSNASINDLIAQTERGILVNRAWYVRYVNPKTLEVTGMTRDGTFLIEDGQIAYPIKNLRFNQILPEMLRDIDALSTVKRISSGVVPGVRVKAFNFSSVTDSV, via the coding sequence ATGAACAATCAACCACGTTTAGCAGTTGCACCCAACCTTCTCAACGAAGCAGAAGCTTTATCTATTGTCGAATCGGTAATTAAAGAATCTCTTGCTGAAGGAGTCTTTGTTAATCTTACTGCTAGCGAGTCTGCACTCAGTCGCTTTTCGGAAAATCAAATTAGTCAAAATATTAATCGCGATCGCTGTCAAGTTACGATTACTAGCTATTTTGGCAAACAAAGTGCTTCGGTGGCTACCACGGAATTAGCTCCTGATGCTCTGAAAGCAGCAATCCGTCGCTCTGAGGAATTAGCTCGTTTTGCACCGGAAGATCCTGAATGGGTACCGCTACTCGCACCGCAATCTTATCCAGATCGTACTCCCGGTTTTGATGCTGTAACTGCTAATATTTCGCCTCTGCAACGAGGTGAAAAAATACACCAAATTTGTAAAATAAGTCAAAAGGCAGGGGTTAACGGCTCTGGTACGCTAAGTACAACGGCTTCTTTACAAGCGATTGGTAGCTCTCTCGGTTTAAGAGCCTGCGAGATGGTGACGGAAGCTGATTTTAGTTATACTGCGCGCAAAGATAATGGTTCAAGTTGGAGTCGGAATACGGCGATCGCTGTTGAAGATTTACCCATTACTGCTACTACAGAAAAAGTCATCGAAACTGCAATGCTCTCGCGCAATCCTCGTGAAGTTAAACCGGGTATTTACTCTGTCATCTTCGATCCTGCCGCTTTTGCTAGTTTACTACCTTGGCTAATCTGGAATCTAGATGCTCGCTCTGCTGACGAAGGACGAAGTTTCATGTCTACAGAAAATGGTAACTTAGTTGGCGAACAAATCTTTAGTCCTTTGATTCAAGTACAGCGCGATCCTGCTCATCCTCTTTTACAATCTAGCACCTTTTTCAACGACGGTATTCCTAACAACTATCTCGAAATCATCAAAGACGGAATTCCCCAAACTTTATCCTACAATCGCTACTGGGCGCAAGAAAAAGCTAAACAACCTACAGGTGCTTTTTCTCCCATCGTCATGAATGGCTCCAACGCTAGTATAAACGATTTAATCGCCCAAACCGAACGAGGAATCTTAGTTAATCGAGCTTGGTATGTCCGCTACGTCAATCCCAAAACTTTAGAAGTAACCGGAATGACTAGAGATGGTACATTCTTGATTGAAGATGGTCAGATTGCTTACCCAATCAAAAATCTCCGTTTCAATCAAATTTTACCAGAAATGTTACGCGATATCGACGCACTTAGTACAGTTAAACGTATTAGTAGCGGTGTAGTCCCTGGAGTAAGAGTAAAAGCCTTTAATTTTAGTAGTGTTACCGATAGCGTTTGA
- the arr gene encoding NAD(+)--rifampin ADP-ribosyltransferase, with product MNKSNEPKATPFSQTFFHGTKADLKIGDLIEVGFNSNFGQRKKSKYIFLTATLDAAIWGAELSFGEGSERIYLVEPTGPIEDDPDLTDRKFQGNPTKSYRSLHPFKVVGEVTVWQGHSSEQVKTMKDGLAKLKEQGIDSLND from the coding sequence ATGAACAAATCAAATGAACCTAAAGCAACTCCTTTTTCTCAGACGTTCTTCCATGGAACAAAGGCAGATCTAAAGATTGGGGACTTAATCGAAGTTGGTTTTAATTCAAATTTTGGACAAAGAAAAAAATCTAAATATATTTTCTTGACAGCAACCTTGGATGCCGCTATTTGGGGTGCTGAACTTTCCTTTGGCGAAGGGAGTGAAAGAATTTATTTAGTAGAACCAACAGGACCCATTGAAGACGATCCTGATTTGACTGACAGAAAATTCCAAGGTAATCCAACAAAATCTTACCGTTCATTACATCCATTTAAGGTTGTCGGTGAGGTTACAGTTTGGCAAGGACATTCATCAGAGCAAGTCAAAACAATGAAAGACGGATTAGCTAAACTTAAAGAACAAGGAATTGATTCATTAAATGACTAA
- a CDS encoding uracil-DNA glycosylase, with the protein MPKSGLEALMATAFADFCVISKRKPNNFKYHEESFVTEWQPAIKREISNDLESPFVYCLDVEETANFVTPAGVVHNCRPPGNRTPTAKEISACKPYLLEQIRLVNPKIILFTGATSLKGLTGEKKGISKVRGEWIEWEGRLCMAIFHPAYLLRNPSKEKGKPKWLMWQDIQKVRAKLDELNSEL; encoded by the coding sequence ATGCCTAAATCTGGTTTAGAAGCTTTAATGGCAACTGCTTTTGCTGATTTTTGTGTAATTTCAAAGAGAAAACCTAACAATTTCAAATATCACGAAGAAAGTTTTGTAACTGAATGGCAACCAGCAATAAAAAGAGAGATTTCTAATGATTTAGAATCTCCTTTTGTTTATTGTCTTGATGTGGAAGAAACGGCTAATTTCGTTACTCCTGCTGGTGTAGTTCATAATTGTCGTCCTCCGGGAAATCGAACTCCGACAGCAAAAGAAATTTCTGCTTGTAAACCTTATCTTTTGGAACAAATTCGCTTAGTAAATCCGAAGATTATTCTTTTTACTGGTGCAACATCTCTCAAAGGTTTGACTGGTGAAAAAAAAGGTATTTCTAAAGTGCGGGGTGAATGGATAGAATGGGAAGGAAGACTTTGTATGGCAATTTTCCATCCTGCTTATTTGCTGCGTAATCCTTCTAAAGAAAAAGGTAAGCCCAAGTGGTTAATGTGGCAAGATATTCAAAAGGTGCGGGCGAAATTAGATGAGTTAAATTCGGAGTTATAA
- a CDS encoding phosphoribosyltransferase, whose protein sequence is MSTITIFRNRLNAGKQLGEVILQEINKLSLESVEAQPIVYALPRGGIPVAIPVAQQLGCPLDIIVAKKITLPRNPELAIGAVSSEGNVLWSHSGLYRQKSSKELEIAQQQAEKKAQSQLKLFSKYLPQVDAKGAIAIIVDDGIATGMTVAVAAQAVKAKEPAQVWICTPVAPKELIPRIEKWGNRAIVLETPDPFFSVSRFYVDFPQTSTEEAVAYLYQHNQQLGYLSENN, encoded by the coding sequence ATGTCTACAATCACCATATTTAGAAATCGACTTAATGCTGGCAAACAGCTAGGCGAGGTTATTTTACAGGAAATTAACAAACTCAGCTTAGAAAGTGTTGAAGCACAACCAATTGTTTACGCCCTTCCTAGGGGAGGAATTCCTGTAGCAATTCCCGTAGCGCAGCAGTTGGGTTGTCCGCTAGATATAATTGTGGCAAAAAAGATTACTCTACCACGTAATCCAGAATTGGCAATTGGGGCGGTTTCTAGCGAGGGAAACGTATTATGGTCTCATTCGGGATTATATCGCCAAAAAAGTAGCAAGGAACTGGAAATAGCCCAACAGCAAGCGGAAAAGAAAGCCCAATCTCAACTCAAGTTATTTTCCAAGTATCTTCCCCAAGTAGATGCCAAAGGAGCGATCGCGATTATCGTTGATGATGGTATAGCCACTGGAATGACTGTAGCAGTTGCAGCCCAAGCCGTAAAAGCCAAGGAACCCGCACAAGTTTGGATTTGTACTCCAGTCGCACCCAAAGAGTTAATTCCCCGCATCGAGAAATGGGGAAATCGGGCGATCGTGTTGGAAACTCCCGATCCCTTCTTTAGCGTCAGTCGCTTTTACGTTGACTTTCCTCAAACCAGTACCGAAGAGGCAGTTGCCTATTTATACCAACACAATCAGCAACTAGGTTATTTGTCTGAGAATAACTAG